From a single Candoia aspera isolate rCanAsp1 chromosome 10, rCanAsp1.hap2, whole genome shotgun sequence genomic region:
- the RAB4B gene encoding ras-related protein Rab-4B: protein MSETYDFLFKFLVIGSAGTGKSCLLHQFIESKFKQDSNHTIGVEFGSKVVNVGGKTVKLQIWDTAGQERFRSVTRSYYRGAAGALLVYDITSRETYNALTNWLTDARTLASLNIVIILCGNKKDLEADREVTFLEASRFAQENELMFLETSALTGENVEEAFLKCARTILNKIESGELDPERMGSGIQYGDVSLRQLRQPQSSQARTWQRCTC from the exons ATGTCGGAGACCTACG ATTTCCTCTTCAAGTTCCTGGTGATCGGGAGCGCGGGCACCGGGAAGTCCTGCCTACTGCACCAGTTCATCGAGAGCAAGT TTAAGCAGGATTCCAATCACACTATTGGGGTGGAATTTGGATCAAAGGTGGTGAACGTCGGTGGCAAAACAGTGAAGCTGCAGATCTGGGACACGGCGGGGCAGGAGCGGTTCAG GTCTGTGACTAGAAGCTATTACAGGGGTGCAGCCGGGGCACTTTTAGTCTATGATATCACGAG CAGAGAGACCTACAATGCCTTGACCAACTGGCTAACTGATGCCCGGACTCTGGCCAGCCTCAATATTGTTATTATTCTGTGTGGCAACAAGAAGGATTTGGAGGCTGACCGGGAGGTCACTTTTTTGGAAGCTTCCCGTTTTGCTCAGGAGAAtg AGCTGATGTTTCTTGAGACCAGTGCCTTGACCGGAGAGAACGTAGAAGAAGCCTTCCTAAAATGTGCACGGACCATACTGAACAAAATTGAATCAG GCGAGCTTGACCCAGAGAGGATGGGCTCAGGGATCCAGTACGGGGATGTGTCCTTGCGGCAGCTGCGGCAGCCTCAGAGCAGCCAGGCCCGGACTTGGCAGCGGTGCACCTGCTAG